The DNA sequence CCTGTTTGAACAGCCGCACCGAGAGAAAACCGAACGGAATCAGCATCAGGTTGGCCAGAAGAAAGGCGAGGAACACCGCATTGATCATGCTGGCGTTGTCGGTGAAGATCGTCGGCCCTGGATTCAGTCCCTTCATCAGCAACACGCCGATGACGATGGCGGTCAGCGAATCGCCCGGAATACCGAACACTGTGGCCGGAATGAAGCTGCCGCCGACCGCCGCGTTGTTCGCCGCGGTAGCCGGTGCGATCTGCGCCACCGCACCTTCATCGGGGTGGTTAGCAGCACCGCGCTGGCGGCGCCCCATCGCATAAGCGATATAGGCGGCGATGTCGGCACCGGCACCGGGTAAAGCACCGATCAGCGTGCCGGTCACCGAGCCACGGAGAATGCCGAGCTTGTGCCGCAGCGCATCGCGCAGGGCTTGCAGGTAAAGCGGCTGCTGCGGCACGTGCGGCAATTCCCGCTCGCTGGCGCTGCGGGTGCAAAAGCGCAGGATCTCGGCGACTGCGAACAGGCCGATGATCACAGGAATGAAGCCGAAGCCGCCGAGCAGCGCGTCGCTACCGAAGGTAAAACGCGTCTCGCCGGACACCGGGTCGATGCCGACACTGGCCACCAGCAGACCGAGCAGCAAGGAAACTGCGCTGCGGCTCACCTGCGTACCGCCGACCATGATCGCGGCAGTCAGCCCGAGCGTGGCCAACCAGAAGTATTCGAACGAACTGAAGTTGAGCGCGAAGCGTGCCAGCAGCGGCGCGCCGAACATCAGCGCGAGCACGCCGATGCTGCCACCAATGGCCGACGTACAGGCGCTGATGCCGAGGATGTACTCGCCCCGCCCGGCCTGGGTGAAGCGGTAGGCCTGATCGGTGTAGGCCGCCGAGGCGGGTGTACCGGGCATGCGCAGCAATACCGCAGGCAGGTCACCAGCGAAGATCGCCATCGCAGCCATTGTCACGATTGCAGCGATGGCAGGTACCGGGTCCATGAAAAAGGTGATCGGCACCATCAGCGCTACCGCTAGCGTGGCCGTGAGGCCGGGAATGGCGCCGACCATCAGCCCGTAGAGCGCGCTCACCGCCATGATGCCGAGCACCTTGAAAGTGAACACCTGGCCGAGCGCGTCGAGGATGGCTTCCATTTATAGCCCTCCAAGGTTGGCCAGCACGCCCTGGGGCAAAGGCACGCCCATTACCTGCTGGAAAAAGACATAGAGAAAGCCGACCACGCCAACCGCGCAGACCATCGCGCGCAGCGGCCGCCCAGTGAAACGGGCACCGAGCCCGGCGACGAGCAGCCAGCCAGTAGGCAGGAAGCCGAGCGGCTCGACCAACAGCAGGAACGCGATCAGTCCGCCAATCACCAGCCCGAGGCTGAGCCAGTGACCCGGCACGCGGCACCAGTCACACAGACCCAGCCACATCGGGGCGCGTCCGGCCCGCGCGGCCACTACGCCCTTGCTACTGAGCACGAGGCCCACCAGCATCAACATCGCGCCGATTATCGACGGGTAAAAACCGGCGCCATACTGGAAGTACGGCGACGCTTCCATGCCGCTAGCCACGACGAGCACGCCGAGGCCAAGCGCCAGGTTGAGGATTCCCCAGGTCAGGTCGGACAGTTTCATGGCTGCGACTCCGTGCCGGCTGCGATCACATGTTCATCTTGGCGAACAGCGCCTTGACGTCACCGGTGTGCTGCTCAAGATAACGGGCAAAGGCCTCCGAATCACGCCACTGCGGATTGAAGCCGCGCGCCTTCATCTCGGCCTGCCACTCAGGGTTGGCATAGATCTCCTTCATCGCGGCTTCGAGCTTGGCGCGGACATCCGTCGGCAGCCCTGTAGGCGCGACCAAACCGCGGAACGAGCCGAGCTCTAGTTCGAGCCCGGTAGCCTCTTTCAGCGAGGGCACTTCCGGGAAATTTTCCTGCCGCTCGGGACCGAACACCGCGAGGCTGCGCACCGTGCCGGTCTTGAGCATGGCGTCGGCCTCGGGTAGCGAGCTCGGCACGAAGTCAACGCCGCCGGCGGCCAGATCCTGCATGGCGGCAGCCGCGCCCTGGCCTGGGATCATCCGCACCTTGCTCATCTCGACACCCCAGCGGTCGAGCAGGGTTGCCACCGCGACCGGCCAGGAGCCGCCGCAGCCGCCGGCACAAGCGATGGTGTATTTCGCCGGCTCAGCCTTGATCGCGTCCAATGCCTGGTTGACGGTCTTGAATGGCGAGTCGGTGCGAACCTGGAAGCCTGCCGGGTCGAAGTTGTACTGCGCGATGGGCGTGAAGTCGTTCAGCTCGAAATCGGCCTGCCCCATTTCCTTGTAGTGCGCATAGTTGAACAGCACGCCGAGGGTATAGCCGTCCGGCTTGGCAGCGACGATGCGGTTGATGCCGACCACACCGCCGCCCTGGCCTAGGTTGAGCACGTTGAACTGCTGGCCGAACTCTTCCTTGAGGTACTTGGCGAGAATACGTGCGGTGCCATCGGAACCACCGCCGGCGCCCGCCGGGACGACGATGGTGACCGGCCGGGTCGGCCACTCGGCGGCCATTGCTGGCAAAGCACTCAGCCCAAATAGCAGGGCCAGTGCGTGGCAGCCTTTGCGGACCCAGCGAGGGGTTGAAGTCATGGACATATCAGCTCTCCTTTTATTGTTTTTGAATACAGCTGCAGGCCCGTAAACGGGCGTTGGGATTACCTCATTCGGTTTTCAATCGCTCCCAGGCGGCAACGAAAGCAGCGGCGCTACGCGCCACATCCGAGGCGCTTTGGCCCGGCCTGTAGAGGGCTGATCCCAGGCCGAAACCAGCCGCGCCGGCATCGACGAAAGCGGCCATGTTTTCAGGCGTGATGCCACCGACCGGAAGTAGCGGGCAGTCCGGAGGGAATACAGCTCGCCAGGCTTTCACCACGGCAGGACCGCACTGTTCGGCGGGGAACAGCTTGAGCACCTGGGCGCCAGCCTCCAGCGCAGCGAAACCCTCGCTCGGCGTGGCCACTCCCGGTGCGCTGATCATCCCGCCAGCACGTGTGGCGCGAATGACCTCCAAATTCGTGTTCGGGGAGACGACCAGGCGCCCGCCGGCGGCAGCGACCGCGTTCACCTGGGCCACATCGAGCACCGTGCCGGCACCGACCAGGCAGTCGGCGCCCAGATCCGCGGCGAGCATTTCGATACTCGCCAGCGCCTGCGGCGAATTCAGCGGTATCTCGATCAGGCGGAAGCCGCTCTCGTAGAGCGCCCGGCCCACGGGAAGAATCGACTCTGGCGTGATGCCGCGCAGGATCGCCACCAGGGGTAGCTGGGCCATGAATGGGTCAAGCACGTTGCATCTCCTCTTTGCCGATCAGCCCGGCGGCCTGTGCGACCTGCCAGAGACCTGCGACGCCGGGGTTGTCCAGGCTCCGCACGCGGTCGAGTCCAAATAGCGCCAGCGCTTCGCGATAGCGCTCGCACAGCGCCGGTTCGCCAAGTAGAACCGGGGGCGCTAACGGTGACGATGCGAAGCCACACAGCGCGCTGCGCAGCTCCTCGCCGATCAGCAGACCGGAGAGATAATCGAGGCTATGAATAGCTGGCAGCTCTCCGCAAAGCACCAGGCTGCGGACACTGAACAGTCGATCGGCGATGCCACTCGGGTCGCTGTCGCGCGCCGCCTGAATCCCGCGTCGGTAGGCCTCGGCACTGGCAACCGGACCCGCTTCCAGTGCCGGCCGGCCGAGAATCGAATGTTCCCGCAGCACTGCAAACAACTCGCCAGTCATATAGGTGGAGAAGGTTTGCAGCGCACCGTCGCGCACCTGGACCCACTTGCTATGGGTGCCCGGCAGCAGCAAAAGCGCCTGCTTCTCCAGGACGGGTTCGAGGGCCAGCGCTCCCACTACCTGGGTTTCCTCGCCGCGTAATACGTTGGGGTGCTCACCGACCTGCCGCACACCCGGAATCAGGTGCAGAGCACCGGCACCGGTTTCGATACTGACCAAACCGGCAGCGAGGGCCGACGCGTCGGCCGGACAGTCGACATAGGGCACTTCGCGCCAACCCTGACGGCTTCCAATCATGCCGGACGCGATGGCCGGCAAGCCGGGCCAGCGTGCAAGCCAGTCCTCCAGCAGAAGCCGATAGGCGCGGGCAAAATCGCGGCCGGGTGTGTGTTGAATTCCCCAAGGCTGCGACCGGCTATCCAGCAGCAAGGCGCCAGGGCCGAGCAAATAAGCGCGCAGGGATGAGGTTCCCCAGTCGATACCGATCAGGCAGGGCTCGTTCATCGCCCCCTCCATCCCAGCTCGGCGGATACGTCTGCCGCGCACCGTATGACCACAGGTCGCAGTTCTTCCAGACGACTTTCCGGCATGTAGGGGATCGCGCTGGCGACGCTCAGCGCTGCAATGATCTCCCCGCCCGTGTCGCGAACAGGAGCCGCTACGCAGCGCACACCGAGCTCGTTTTCCTCAAGGTCGAAGCTGAACCCACCCGCCGCGTATTCCGCCATCTGCGCGTGATAGTCCTGCCAGGGGGTGAACTCCTCACGCAACCCGCTCTGCCCCGCTCGCCGCTGAAGTCCCTCTTCGTAAAGCGCCTGCCAGTCGGCTGCGGGTAGGTCGAGCATCAGCGATTTGCCAATTCCGGTCAGAGCAAGGGGCATGCGCAAACCAATACGCGAGCGCATCTCCAGACCGCGGGTGCTCGACAACTTATCGATGTAGAGAACGTCGCCGCTTTCGCGAACGCCGAGGTGAATGGTGTCCTGCGTCAGATCGGCCAGGCGCTGCAGATGAGGGCGCGCCAGTTTGATCAACGGCATTTCCGCACGAGCCTTGTAACCCAGCTCGATCAGCCGCGGGCCGAGACGATAACCCTGCGCCTCGCTGCGCAGATAATCAGCCTGCACCAGCGCCGCGACCAGACGGTGTGTCGTGCTGCGCGTGCAGCCGATGGCGCTGCCGATCGCTGCAAGCGAATCCGCACCCTGCGACACCGCATCGATTACCGCCAACCCCCGAAACAACGCCTGCGCGCCGAGGGGAGCTTCTTTGTTGTTGTCTTGAGTCATGAGCGTCTCCTACGAAGCGCACCTTAGTATCAAAATCAGGCAATCTCAATATGCGAGTTACACTCCCAATATATGGGATATACCTGAGCGGATAAATTTGTCATATCGCTGCAACATTTCCGTTATCTAATGCCCAGCGACAAGAAACGGACCGAGAG is a window from the Pseudomonas sp. MTM4 genome containing:
- a CDS encoding tripartite tricarboxylate transporter permease, producing MEAILDALGQVFTFKVLGIMAVSALYGLMVGAIPGLTATLAVALMVPITFFMDPVPAIAAIVTMAAMAIFAGDLPAVLLRMPGTPASAAYTDQAYRFTQAGRGEYILGISACTSAIGGSIGVLALMFGAPLLARFALNFSSFEYFWLATLGLTAAIMVGGTQVSRSAVSLLLGLLVASVGIDPVSGETRFTFGSDALLGGFGFIPVIIGLFAVAEILRFCTRSASERELPHVPQQPLYLQALRDALRHKLGILRGSVTGTLIGALPGAGADIAAYIAYAMGRRQRGAANHPDEGAVAQIAPATAANNAAVGGSFIPATVFGIPGDSLTAIVIGVLLMKGLNPGPTIFTDNASMINAVFLAFLLANLMLIPFGFLSVRLFKQVLRIPQGILMPSILLFAMVGAYAVENSLFAVVTILVFGVLGFLLEENDFPLAPMILGIVLGPLLEETFVTSMMRSNGSFLAFFERPVSLALALITLAVWLLPPLLRLWREHRTPRPAFTD
- a CDS encoding tripartite tricarboxylate transporter TctB family protein, whose translation is MKLSDLTWGILNLALGLGVLVVASGMEASPYFQYGAGFYPSIIGAMLMLVGLVLSSKGVVAARAGRAPMWLGLCDWCRVPGHWLSLGLVIGGLIAFLLLVEPLGFLPTGWLLVAGLGARFTGRPLRAMVCAVGVVGFLYVFFQQVMGVPLPQGVLANLGGL
- a CDS encoding tripartite tricarboxylate transporter substrate binding protein — protein: MSMTSTPRWVRKGCHALALLFGLSALPAMAAEWPTRPVTIVVPAGAGGGSDGTARILAKYLKEEFGQQFNVLNLGQGGGVVGINRIVAAKPDGYTLGVLFNYAHYKEMGQADFELNDFTPIAQYNFDPAGFQVRTDSPFKTVNQALDAIKAEPAKYTIACAGGCGGSWPVAVATLLDRWGVEMSKVRMIPGQGAAAAMQDLAAGGVDFVPSSLPEADAMLKTGTVRSLAVFGPERQENFPEVPSLKEATGLELELGSFRGLVAPTGLPTDVRAKLEAAMKEIYANPEWQAEMKARGFNPQWRDSEAFARYLEQHTGDVKALFAKMNM
- a CDS encoding 2-dehydro-3-deoxy-6-phosphogalactonate aldolase; the encoded protein is MLDPFMAQLPLVAILRGITPESILPVGRALYESGFRLIEIPLNSPQALASIEMLAADLGADCLVGAGTVLDVAQVNAVAAAGGRLVVSPNTNLEVIRATRAGGMISAPGVATPSEGFAALEAGAQVLKLFPAEQCGPAVVKAWRAVFPPDCPLLPVGGITPENMAAFVDAGAAGFGLGSALYRPGQSASDVARSAAAFVAAWERLKTE
- a CDS encoding 2-dehydro-3-deoxygalactonokinase — translated: MNEPCLIGIDWGTSSLRAYLLGPGALLLDSRSQPWGIQHTPGRDFARAYRLLLEDWLARWPGLPAIASGMIGSRQGWREVPYVDCPADASALAAGLVSIETGAGALHLIPGVRQVGEHPNVLRGEETQVVGALALEPVLEKQALLLLPGTHSKWVQVRDGALQTFSTYMTGELFAVLREHSILGRPALEAGPVASAEAYRRGIQAARDSDPSGIADRLFSVRSLVLCGELPAIHSLDYLSGLLIGEELRSALCGFASSPLAPPVLLGEPALCERYREALALFGLDRVRSLDNPGVAGLWQVAQAAGLIGKEEMQRA
- a CDS encoding IclR family transcriptional regulator — its product is MTQDNNKEAPLGAQALFRGLAVIDAVSQGADSLAAIGSAIGCTRSTTHRLVAALVQADYLRSEAQGYRLGPRLIELGYKARAEMPLIKLARPHLQRLADLTQDTIHLGVRESGDVLYIDKLSSTRGLEMRSRIGLRMPLALTGIGKSLMLDLPAADWQALYEEGLQRRAGQSGLREEFTPWQDYHAQMAEYAAGGFSFDLEENELGVRCVAAPVRDTGGEIIAALSVASAIPYMPESRLEELRPVVIRCAADVSAELGWRGR